One Verrucomicrobiota bacterium JB022 genomic region harbors:
- a CDS encoding FAD-dependent oxidoreductase: MNRTLSSLYDVVVYGSCGAGFAAAVQAGRDGLKVLLIEPGPRIGGMTTNGLGATDIGSPRAIGGMAREFYERIFEHYEAPGSWWFESREEYLPKHPLSVKDDDRMHFFFEPSVALAMVTQMLEEAGVEVITGVGLDRTASLQFEGSAIRAIPLKGGTVVSGRFFVDASYEGDLMAMADVPYIVGREGNQQFGESLNGFRPQPVEDTAHVDPFRVIGNPSSGLLPGIEEAPDLSAGQGDSRVQAYNFRLCLTDVRDNFVAIEPPADFDPAGHEVVIRHLLAKGDCATFPFFKRTPMPNRKTDSNNHGAFSTDFVGGSHAWAEATDEERCALWQQHKDYMLGLLWSLGHDPRIPEAQRAEVRRWGLARDEFAETDNWPPQLYVREARRMVGDYVVSENDCRGTSFAPDSVALGSYAMDSHQVSRFVDQEGRLRMEGGFWKSCQPYAISYRAIIPPKGSCPNLAVPVCLSATHAAYGSIRMEPVFIMLGQAAAAAILLALEESAALQDLDYMRLRARLEDLGAMLNAPQVSLK, from the coding sequence GTGAATCGAACACTTTCCTCCTTATATGATGTTGTCGTCTATGGCAGTTGCGGGGCTGGTTTTGCGGCGGCCGTCCAGGCTGGTCGGGATGGCCTGAAAGTCTTGCTGATCGAGCCGGGCCCGCGGATCGGCGGCATGACAACCAACGGCCTGGGTGCCACCGACATCGGCAGCCCGCGTGCGATTGGCGGTATGGCGCGCGAGTTTTACGAACGTATCTTCGAGCATTATGAGGCCCCCGGCTCGTGGTGGTTTGAAAGCCGTGAAGAATATCTGCCCAAGCATCCCCTGAGCGTGAAGGATGACGACCGAATGCATTTCTTTTTTGAGCCTTCCGTGGCCCTTGCGATGGTGACGCAGATGCTGGAAGAGGCAGGCGTGGAAGTCATCACAGGCGTGGGGCTGGACCGCACCGCCTCGTTGCAATTCGAAGGTTCGGCGATTCGGGCAATCCCGCTCAAGGGTGGGACGGTGGTCAGCGGGCGCTTCTTTGTCGACGCCAGCTACGAGGGCGACCTCATGGCAATGGCCGACGTGCCTTATATCGTGGGTCGTGAGGGCAATCAGCAGTTCGGCGAAAGCCTCAATGGGTTTCGCCCCCAGCCGGTGGAAGACACCGCTCACGTCGACCCCTTCAGGGTCATCGGCAACCCCTCTTCCGGTCTGCTGCCGGGGATTGAGGAAGCGCCCGACCTGTCGGCGGGGCAGGGGGATTCTCGCGTCCAGGCTTATAATTTCCGCCTGTGCTTAACGGATGTGCGCGACAACTTTGTGGCCATCGAGCCACCGGCTGATTTCGACCCTGCGGGGCACGAAGTGGTCATCCGGCACCTGCTGGCCAAAGGCGATTGCGCGACCTTCCCGTTTTTCAAGCGCACGCCTATGCCCAACCGCAAGACCGACTCGAACAACCACGGCGCGTTCTCGACCGATTTTGTCGGCGGCAGCCATGCGTGGGCGGAGGCGACGGACGAAGAGCGTTGCGCCCTCTGGCAACAGCATAAGGACTACATGCTAGGCCTGCTTTGGTCGCTGGGCCATGACCCGCGCATCCCCGAAGCACAGCGCGCCGAGGTCCGGCGCTGGGGCCTCGCCCGCGATGAATTTGCGGAGACCGATAACTGGCCCCCTCAGCTTTATGTGCGGGAGGCACGCCGCATGGTGGGCGATTACGTGGTGAGCGAAAACGACTGCCGTGGCACCTCCTTTGCGCCCGATAGCGTGGCGTTGGGCTCCTACGCCATGGATTCGCACCAAGTGTCGCGTTTTGTCGATCAGGAAGGGCGTCTGCGGATGGAAGGCGGTTTCTGGAAGTCCTGCCAGCCTTACGCGATCAGCTACCGGGCGATCATCCCGCCAAAGGGCTCGTGCCCCAATCTGGCCGTGCCGGTCTGCCTCTCGGCGACGCATGCCGCTTATGGTTCGATCCGGATGGAGCCTGTCTTCATCATGCTCGGCCAAGCGGCCGCAGCGGCCATCTTGCTGGCGTTGGAAGAATCGGCGGCGCTGCAGGATCTTGATTATATGCGCCTGCGGGCAAGGTTGGAGGATCTCGGCGCGATGCTGAATGCGCCGCAGGTCTCATTAAAATAA
- a CDS encoding AraC family transcriptional regulator — translation MHIRTNLVWIYEGDVLKSVRQGTFPPGDLAAWLILEGGCELKAENVTVKAGAGDWLFPWPGRRFQSFEEGSRILSIRFQARWPDKRPLFDHGLSVSFPAQLHPELEVAARNLLGSCADLPREDPFLFRKSQLTFDKFLQVKAALLQWMSEYYRVLVQMGIKPTRMGISDERVAEALHVLDELPLDTRFSEVDLGAAQGLSSGQFVRIFRKEMGVTPKRYFEERRRDFARRMLAITNVPIKQIALELGFLRLSDFSSWTRTFCDASPRDYRKRYTDEVEDDAD, via the coding sequence ATGCACATCCGGACGAATCTCGTCTGGATCTACGAGGGCGATGTATTGAAATCCGTCCGTCAAGGCACCTTCCCACCGGGCGACCTCGCGGCATGGCTGATTCTGGAGGGCGGCTGTGAATTGAAAGCCGAGAATGTGACGGTTAAAGCCGGGGCAGGGGACTGGTTGTTCCCTTGGCCCGGTCGCCGTTTTCAGTCGTTTGAAGAAGGCTCCCGCATCCTTTCGATTCGCTTCCAGGCTCGCTGGCCAGACAAGCGCCCTCTCTTCGACCATGGGCTGAGCGTTTCTTTCCCTGCCCAGCTCCACCCGGAGCTGGAGGTGGCCGCCCGCAATCTCCTCGGCTCTTGTGCCGATCTGCCGCGCGAGGATCCCTTTCTCTTCCGTAAGTCTCAGCTTACCTTCGACAAGTTTCTGCAAGTAAAAGCTGCGCTGCTCCAGTGGATGTCGGAATACTACCGCGTGCTGGTGCAGATGGGGATCAAGCCTACGCGGATGGGCATCAGCGACGAACGAGTCGCGGAGGCGCTGCATGTGTTGGACGAGTTGCCGCTCGACACCCGTTTCAGTGAAGTCGACCTCGGTGCGGCCCAAGGGTTGAGCTCCGGGCAATTTGTGCGCATCTTTCGTAAGGAGATGGGCGTTACCCCGAAACGCTATTTCGAAGAGAGGCGGCGCGATTTTGCCCGGCGGATGCTGGCCATAACCAACGTGCCGATCAAGCAAATCGCACTGGAGCTCGGGTTTCTGCGGCTTTCCGACTTTTCTTCCTGGACCAGAACGTTTTGCGATGCATCTCCTCGCGACTATCGCAAGCGTTATACCGACGAGGTGGAAGATGATGCGGATTGA
- a CDS encoding sialate O-acetylesterase, with product MAHALTVADLFAPHAVLQREAPIRIWGEAGAGAGISVALVRDTPGGATLASATATAGSTGGWELELPAQSASDTGSACALVVTSGTDELRIAPIHIGDVWLCSGQSNMNFLMRPYLPWSEGVLDWEGEVAAAGDPLLSVYTVVPIADWQPTDAVHGSWRPDTTQYAPYFSAVPYLFAREIRAQQDVPVGVIVASLGGTSIMAWLPTDELQARNLAAANLSTHATRRAQYADELDAYYEQQLPAYIEDSLQNHWAPTYAAAYSEPYPNWRYQPGGLYHGMIGPLERFPVAGIVWYQGESDTRNHGTYDDYLTALAEVWRGRRNDPDLPLLVVQLQNHDPVERGSDPALFTDVWAEMRLVQQQTVESLPAAGFVVTADVGDALNIHPRDKHTVVKRLGLLARRLAYGDRWVLDEGPAPLAASVDAGGKVVISFDHCPCGMVLDSTRANGDGPDFQLAGADGVFHAAEATVLDRHRLEISSANVSVPMQLRYAFHNDPRLILYNREGLPAAPFNLTLTPVP from the coding sequence ATGGCCCACGCCCTGACCGTGGCCGATCTTTTTGCTCCCCACGCCGTGTTGCAACGCGAGGCCCCGATTCGCATCTGGGGAGAGGCTGGAGCCGGGGCCGGTATCAGCGTTGCGCTGGTGCGCGATACCCCCGGTGGTGCCACGTTGGCCAGCGCGACGGCCACGGCAGGCAGCACCGGGGGCTGGGAGCTCGAATTGCCCGCTCAAAGCGCCTCCGATACGGGCTCGGCCTGCGCCCTGGTCGTGACTTCCGGCACGGATGAGCTGCGTATTGCGCCCATTCACATTGGCGACGTATGGCTCTGCTCCGGCCAGTCCAACATGAACTTTCTCATGCGCCCCTACCTGCCATGGAGCGAAGGGGTGCTTGATTGGGAAGGGGAAGTGGCCGCGGCGGGCGATCCATTGCTCAGCGTCTATACCGTCGTGCCGATTGCCGACTGGCAGCCGACGGATGCGGTGCATGGCTCGTGGCGGCCGGATACGACGCAGTATGCGCCCTATTTTTCTGCCGTCCCCTACCTTTTTGCGCGCGAGATCCGCGCGCAGCAAGATGTGCCGGTGGGCGTGATCGTGGCTTCGCTGGGCGGGACCTCGATCATGGCCTGGCTGCCGACCGACGAGCTTCAGGCGCGCAATCTCGCGGCAGCCAACCTCTCGACCCACGCTACGCGTCGCGCCCAATACGCGGACGAGCTCGACGCCTATTACGAGCAACAGCTCCCCGCCTACATCGAGGATTCCTTGCAGAACCATTGGGCACCCACTTACGCGGCGGCCTATAGCGAGCCTTACCCCAACTGGCGCTACCAGCCCGGCGGCCTCTATCATGGGATGATCGGCCCGCTGGAGCGCTTCCCGGTCGCAGGGATCGTGTGGTATCAAGGAGAGTCCGATACGCGCAACCATGGCACCTACGACGATTATCTGACCGCGCTGGCCGAAGTCTGGCGCGGCCGCCGTAACGATCCAGACCTGCCGCTGCTGGTCGTCCAGTTGCAGAATCACGACCCGGTGGAGCGGGGAAGCGATCCGGCGCTCTTTACCGACGTCTGGGCCGAGATGCGCCTCGTCCAGCAGCAGACGGTCGAGTCGTTGCCGGCGGCGGGCTTTGTGGTGACGGCGGATGTGGGCGACGCGCTCAATATCCACCCGCGCGACAAGCACACGGTCGTAAAGCGCTTGGGCCTGCTGGCTCGCCGCCTGGCCTATGGAGACCGTTGGGTGCTCGACGAGGGCCCCGCTCCTCTGGCTGCGAGCGTCGATGCCGGCGGTAAGGTGGTGATCTCGTTTGACCATTGCCCCTGCGGCATGGTGCTCGACTCGACCCGGGCGAATGGCGATGGGCCCGACTTCCAGCTCGCGGGGGCCGACGGTGTTTTTCATGCTGCCGAAGCCACCGTGCTCGACCGCCATCGGCTCGAAATTTCCAGCGCCAATGTGTCGGTGCCCATGCAGCTTCGCTATGCGTTCCACAACGACCCGCGTCTGATCCTCTACAATCGCGAAGGCCTCCCTGCCGCCCCGTTCAACCTGACCCTGACGCCTGTTCCTTGA
- a CDS encoding glycosidase yields MQAPTPTTFRLNRFAGNPILAPLSGSEWEGEVTTNPGAFRDEATGDVYLLYRAAGHEEAHRVFFGLARSRDGYHFERVSDQPVLSPLALTPDGGCVEDPRVIKIGDWFYVTAATRALPPGRYWTFQDNQAKAGSEFPDEFPAALRRNFTSTQLYLTQDFKTWIRAGRLTDPSVDDRDVVIFPEQVGGKWVTLHRPMQWHGKGFDNPYPAIWIACCDDLLEWKELRLLMKGEKAWERKVGANNPPLKTEAGWLQIYHGVGEDKQYRLGAVLLDLDDPSRVTHRTPEPIYEPEADYEKKGIYDGVCFPCGHVVIDGTYFLYYGAADVSCAVATAPLDEFLAHLLANPVA; encoded by the coding sequence ATGCAAGCACCAACCCCAACTACTTTTCGCCTCAACCGTTTTGCCGGCAATCCCATTCTGGCCCCTCTATCCGGGTCGGAATGGGAAGGCGAGGTGACGACCAATCCAGGCGCCTTTCGCGACGAAGCCACGGGCGACGTCTACCTGCTCTACCGCGCTGCCGGGCACGAAGAAGCGCACCGCGTATTCTTCGGCCTGGCCCGCAGTCGAGACGGCTACCACTTCGAACGAGTTAGCGACCAGCCTGTGCTCTCTCCCTTGGCGCTCACGCCCGATGGCGGTTGTGTGGAAGACCCACGAGTGATCAAGATCGGTGACTGGTTTTATGTGACCGCAGCCACGCGCGCGCTGCCCCCGGGCCGCTACTGGACCTTTCAGGATAATCAGGCCAAAGCCGGTTCGGAGTTTCCGGACGAATTTCCTGCCGCCCTGCGCCGCAATTTCACATCCACCCAGCTCTACCTCACGCAGGACTTCAAGACCTGGATCCGCGCCGGGCGCCTGACCGATCCTTCGGTCGACGACCGCGATGTCGTGATCTTCCCCGAGCAGGTAGGGGGCAAATGGGTGACGCTCCACCGCCCGATGCAGTGGCATGGCAAGGGCTTCGACAATCCATACCCTGCCATCTGGATCGCCTGCTGCGACGATCTGCTGGAGTGGAAGGAGCTGCGCCTGCTGATGAAGGGCGAGAAGGCTTGGGAGCGCAAGGTCGGCGCCAACAACCCGCCGCTCAAGACCGAGGCTGGCTGGCTGCAGATCTACCACGGGGTGGGCGAAGACAAGCAGTATCGCCTGGGCGCCGTGTTGCTGGACCTGGACGACCCTTCGCGCGTGACGCACCGCACGCCCGAGCCGATCTACGAGCCCGAGGCGGACTACGAGAAGAAGGGCATCTACGACGGCGTCTGCTTCCCCTGCGGCCACGTGGTGATCGACGGCACCTACTTCCTTTACTACGGCGCGGCCGACGTCAGTTGCGCGGTGGCCACGGCCCCGTTGGATGAATTCCTCGCCCACCTGCTGGCCAACCCCGTGGCGTAA
- the ugpC gene encoding sn-glycerol-3-phosphate ABC transporter ATP-binding protein UgpC → MAKVLLQNLTKIYPGTRKTSAFNAVKGIDLEIRDREFMVLVGPSGCGKSTTLRMIAGLEEITSGRIVIDERPVNDVAPKDRDIAMVFQNYALYPHMTVYENMAFGLKLRKQSRQEIDRQVREAAAMLDLEPLLERKPKALSGGQRQRVAVGRAIVRKPKVFLFDEPLSNLDAKMRASTRTELSRLHDRLGVTMIYVTHDQIEAMTMGDRICVMNAGEIMQVADPLTLYNQPANLFVAGFIGSPPMNLIAGTLQRDAQGSLFVEDGAEGAGIQVRLDDRVAGTAKVTQGQKVVLGIRPEDVLESEKAPADASNPCMFKVDVSEPMGSETYLYLNTASTQIIARIPPTDRFEPGQIASMCFDLSKAHLFDAETEERMS, encoded by the coding sequence ATGGCCAAGGTCCTACTCCAAAACCTCACGAAGATTTACCCCGGAACCCGCAAGACCTCTGCATTCAATGCAGTCAAAGGCATCGATCTCGAAATTCGCGACCGCGAATTCATGGTGCTTGTCGGCCCTTCCGGTTGCGGCAAATCCACCACTTTGCGCATGATCGCCGGCCTGGAGGAGATTACCTCTGGCCGCATCGTGATCGACGAACGCCCTGTGAACGATGTAGCGCCCAAGGACCGCGACATCGCCATGGTGTTCCAGAATTACGCGCTTTACCCGCACATGACTGTCTACGAAAACATGGCGTTTGGCCTCAAGCTGCGTAAACAAAGCCGGCAGGAGATCGACCGCCAGGTGCGCGAGGCCGCCGCCATGCTCGACCTCGAACCCTTGCTCGAGCGCAAGCCCAAGGCCCTTTCCGGCGGCCAGCGGCAGCGCGTCGCGGTTGGCCGGGCCATTGTCCGCAAACCGAAGGTGTTTCTCTTCGACGAACCCCTGTCCAACCTCGACGCCAAAATGCGCGCCTCCACCCGCACCGAGCTTTCGCGCCTGCACGACCGCCTCGGCGTCACCATGATCTACGTCACGCACGACCAGATCGAAGCCATGACGATGGGCGACCGCATCTGTGTGATGAATGCAGGCGAGATCATGCAGGTAGCCGACCCTTTGACCCTCTACAACCAGCCCGCAAACCTCTTCGTGGCCGGGTTTATCGGCAGCCCACCCATGAACCTGATCGCAGGCACGCTGCAGCGCGATGCCCAAGGATCGCTCTTTGTGGAAGACGGGGCCGAGGGTGCTGGAATCCAGGTGCGCCTCGATGACCGGGTCGCGGGCACGGCCAAGGTTACCCAAGGCCAGAAAGTCGTGCTCGGGATCCGACCGGAGGATGTGCTGGAAAGCGAAAAGGCCCCCGCCGACGCATCGAACCCCTGCATGTTCAAGGTCGATGTTTCCGAACCCATGGGCTCCGAAACTTACCTCTACCTGAACACGGCCTCGACCCAGATCATCGCCCGCATCCCGCCGACGGATCGCTTCGAGCCCGGGCAGATCGCCTCGATGTGTTTCGACCTCTCCAAGGCACACCTTTTCGACGCAGAGACCGAAGAACGCATGTCGTAA
- a CDS encoding TIGR02597 family protein: MKFSQSIGLLAGLLLSGGAAMAQSAATDPAFIQTVSLQPGSDYALAFPLDTLAVYQGAIASTTSSSLQVTGSPNWAPNNWAGSIPYQVLVLSGELEGATFPISANGPSTLTVAFGLEDRAQLAAGDLVQIQRAWTPSDLSEMADLPEGTQLIVQGMNPGTGSMQTAVYTYYVDYGWFDGSFGEADSAPLNRGAGFILRLPAAGEATELVMAGQVPMTVQRMRFRMPAGEKYRDFRFGIMSTEPINLDAAGLVDRVEAQLFVYDNATAGINKLPAKTLSAFPGWGWYDERFQEAGSTTDLLPGQSYILRHFDAGVDLVYTWTWLPSYLQ; encoded by the coding sequence ATGAAATTCTCCCAAAGCATTGGCCTGCTGGCCGGCCTCCTCCTGAGCGGCGGCGCGGCCATGGCCCAGAGCGCTGCCACCGATCCGGCCTTTATCCAGACGGTCTCGCTCCAGCCCGGCAGCGATTACGCGCTCGCCTTCCCGCTCGACACCCTCGCGGTGTATCAAGGCGCGATTGCCTCCACTACCAGCTCCAGCCTCCAAGTCACCGGCAGCCCCAACTGGGCTCCGAACAACTGGGCCGGCAGCATCCCGTATCAAGTGCTCGTCCTGAGCGGTGAGCTGGAAGGCGCGACCTTCCCGATCTCCGCCAACGGCCCCAGCACATTGACGGTAGCGTTTGGCCTCGAAGACCGCGCCCAGCTCGCCGCCGGCGACCTCGTGCAGATCCAGCGCGCCTGGACTCCGAGCGACCTCAGCGAGATGGCCGACCTGCCGGAAGGCACCCAGCTCATCGTGCAGGGCATGAACCCTGGCACCGGCAGCATGCAAACCGCTGTTTACACCTACTATGTAGACTACGGCTGGTTTGATGGCTCGTTTGGTGAGGCCGATTCCGCTCCGCTTAACCGGGGTGCCGGCTTCATCCTCCGCCTGCCCGCCGCTGGCGAAGCGACCGAACTCGTGATGGCTGGCCAGGTGCCGATGACGGTGCAGCGCATGCGCTTCAGGATGCCTGCCGGTGAGAAGTATCGCGACTTCCGCTTCGGCATCATGAGCACCGAGCCCATCAATCTCGACGCCGCCGGGCTGGTCGATCGCGTAGAAGCCCAGTTGTTCGTCTACGACAATGCGACCGCCGGCATCAACAAGCTGCCCGCGAAAACGCTGTCGGCCTTCCCCGGCTGGGGCTGGTACGACGAGCGCTTCCAGGAGGCCGGTTCCACCACCGACCTGCTGCCCGGCCAGTCCTACATCCTCCGCCACTTCGATGCTGGCGTGGATCTCGTCTACACCTGGACGTGGCTGCCCAGCTACCTCCAGTAA